One genomic window of Microbacterium testaceum StLB037 includes the following:
- a CDS encoding LacI family DNA-binding transcriptional regulator, whose product MVKIDEVARAAGVSISTVSYALSGKRPVSAETRRRIQDAVHELGYSPNAGARMLAGSQTNIFALSEPLRADSHAPSHMSFMHAMTVAARRKEYDMLLLTDEDASAGMKRVAQSGLVDAILVLDVAPDDARVEIARASATPTIFVGIPNDHDDLVCVDLDFERATVEAVDRLADAGHRAIGLIGGSERAYEKSNFPSRVRAALSERATERGMSATSVASGPIVTDRGHVRRSVRAFVDAGITGIVLHAPEEVLQVVLVELEALGKSVPADVSIVSVGSSFDTDAQPTPIDSIPLVPQSSCELAVDLAIELIAGRPVASGLHLIAPTYLERGSVAAAPSV is encoded by the coding sequence ATGGTCAAGATCGACGAGGTCGCCCGTGCCGCGGGTGTATCGATCAGCACCGTCTCCTACGCGCTCAGCGGCAAGCGTCCGGTCTCGGCCGAGACGCGTCGCCGCATCCAGGACGCCGTGCACGAGCTGGGCTACAGCCCCAACGCGGGGGCGCGCATGCTCGCCGGCAGCCAGACGAACATCTTCGCCCTGTCCGAGCCGCTGCGCGCCGACTCGCACGCGCCGAGCCACATGTCGTTCATGCACGCGATGACCGTCGCCGCGCGCCGCAAGGAGTACGACATGCTCCTGCTCACCGACGAAGACGCCTCGGCCGGCATGAAGCGGGTCGCGCAGAGCGGACTCGTGGATGCCATTCTCGTGCTCGACGTCGCCCCCGACGACGCGCGGGTCGAGATCGCCCGCGCGAGCGCGACCCCGACGATCTTCGTCGGCATCCCGAACGACCACGACGATCTCGTGTGCGTCGACCTCGACTTCGAGCGCGCCACGGTCGAGGCCGTCGACCGGCTCGCCGATGCGGGTCACCGCGCGATCGGCCTCATCGGCGGGTCGGAGCGCGCGTACGAGAAGTCGAACTTCCCGTCGCGCGTCCGCGCTGCCCTGTCGGAGCGGGCGACCGAGCGGGGGATGAGCGCCACGTCGGTGGCATCCGGTCCCATCGTCACCGACCGCGGCCACGTGCGCCGCTCGGTGCGGGCATTCGTCGACGCGGGGATCACCGGGATCGTGCTGCACGCTCCCGAAGAGGTGCTCCAGGTCGTGCTCGTCGAGCTCGAAGCGCTCGGCAAGAGCGTGCCGGCCGACGTGTCGATCGTGTCGGTCGGCAGCAGCTTCGACACCGACGCCCAGCCCACCCCGATCGACTCGATCCCGCTCGTGCCGCAGAGCTCGTGCGAACTCGCCGTCGATCTCGCCATCGAGCTGATCGCCGGTCGGCCGGTGGCATCCGGTCTCCATCTCATCGCCCCGACGTATCTCGAGCGCGGCTCAGTCGCCGCGGCTCCTTCCGTCTGA